The segment CGGGATGCTCTTTCCGGACCGCTCTGCCGCCTGAACCGCTGTCTCCTCCACCAGTTTGCGCATCTCTTTCAGCTCATTCACATGACCCACCAGCGGGATCATGATTTCGGGCTGGACCGCAATCCCTTCCCCGGTCACTTCCGCCGCCGCCAGGAAGATCGCCTCCACCTGCATGGCGTAGATTTCGGGATGGATCAGACCGAGGCGACAGCCGCGATGGCCCAGCATCGGATTGAATTCGTGGAGTTGCCGAACTTTGCGTAACAGTTCCTCTTTTTCCCGAATAAGATTCGGATCCACCCCTTCGGTCATCTGCAAGCGAACCCGCTCCGTCAACAGATCTTCCAGATTGGGCAGAAACTCATGGAGAGGGGGATCCAAGAGTCGAATCGTGACGGGAAGACCTTCCATCGCCCGGAAGATTCCCACAAAATCCGCTGTCTGCATGGGGAGCAGCTTGGCGAGGGGCTTCCGTCTCTCTTCAGTCGACTCCGCCAGTATCATCTCCCGTACCAGCGGGACACGGTCCGCCGCCATAAACATATGTTCCGTCCGGCAGAGGCCCACTCCCTCCGCCCCGAACTCCCGGGCTTTGGCCGCATCCTCCGGGTTGTCCGCATTGGTCCGGACCCGGAGTCTGCGAACCTCGTCGGCCCACCGGAGTAACCGTTGGAATTCCCCGGACAGCTCCGGATCGATCAACGGGACCTCTCCCCGGATCACTTCCCCGGTTCCGCCGTCGATGGAAAGTACGTCCCCTTCCCGTAACAAAGCGTTTCCGATGCGCAATTCTCTCTTTTTGGAATCGATCCGGGCTGTTTCACAACCGCAGATACAGGGTTTGCCCATACCCCGGGCCACCACGGCGGCATGGCTGGTCATCCCGCCCCGGCTGGTGAGGATGCCCTGGGCACTGACCATCCCGTGGATATCTTCCGGTGTCGTCTCCGTCCGGACCAGAATCACTTTCTTCCCTTCCTGGGCTTGCCGTTCCGCAGTGTCAGCATCGAAGACGATCTGCCCCGAAGCGGCGCCGGGTGAGGCGGGAAGTCCCTTGACCAGAACATCCAATGAGGCATCGGGATCGATCCGTCGGTGCAACAGCTGGTCCAGTTGTTCCGGGTCCACTCTCTGCAAGGCCGTCTTTTTATCGATCACGCCTTCTTCCACCATGTCGGCGGCGATTTTCACAGCCGCCCGGGCCGTCCTTTTGCCGTTGCGGGTTTGCAGGATGTAGAGCTTGCCCCGCTCCACGGTGAACTCAATATCCTGCATGTCCCGGTAGTGGGCCTCCAGCCGGGTGCTGATCCTCCGGAACTCTTCATAGATCAGGGGCAGACGCTCCGACAGGGCGGCGATCGGTTCCGGCGTCCGGATGCCGGCCACCACATCCTCCCCCTGGGCGTTGATCAAAAACTCCCCGTAGAGCACTTTTTCCCCGGTGGAGGGGTTGCGGGTGAAGGCGACGCCGGTTCCCGAGTCGTTGCCCATATTGCCGAAAACCATCATCTGAACGTTGACCGCTGTGCCCAGGTCGTCGCTGATCTTGTGTATTTTGCGGTAGATCCGGGCCCGCTGGTTGTTCCAGGAATCAAACACAGCGATGATCGACCGGTACAACTGTTCCATGGGATCTTGCGGAAAGGGCTTCCCTGTCTCCTCCCGGACGATTCCCTTGAAAGTATCGATCACCGACAACCAATCCCCGGCGGATACTTCTGTATCCGATCGAAGCCCCAGTTCCTCTTTTTTCTTTTCGATGACCCGCTCAAAGCGATAATGGGGAATCCCCAGCACCACATCGGAGAACATCTGGATAAATCGACGGTAACAATCCCGGGCGAAGCGGGGGTTGCCGGTCAACTCCTCCAGCCCTTTCACTGTTTCATCATTCAACCCGAGATTCAGAATGGTATCCATCATCCCCGGCATGGAGATGACCGCACCGGAACGCACAGAGACCAGGAGAGGATTCGACGGATCCCCCAATTTTTTGCCTGTCTGCTGTTCCAGAGCGGACAGAGCCTGGCTGATCTCCCGTTTCCGTTCCTCTGTCAGCAGTTGGCCGGCCTCATAGTATTCGAGACAGGCCGCCGTGGTGATGGTGAACCCCTGGGGTACGGGGAGGCCGGCCTTTGTCATTTCCCCGAGGTTGGCTCCCTTTCCTCCCATCAGATCTTTCAGATCGAGTCCACCTTCCTGAAAGGGGATCACGGCTCGGCTCACAGTGGACCGCCTCCTTTTCGAAACATGTCGAGAATGATGTTGGCCGTTTCCTCCACCGCTTTGTTGGAGACGTCCAGAATGGGGCATCCCACCCGTTTCATCACCTGTTCGGAGTATTCCAGCTCCTGGAGAATGCGACCCATATTGGCATAGTTGGCCTGGGCCGTCAATCCCAAAGACTTGAGACGCTCCCTCCGAATCCCGTTCAACTGATCGGGGTCGATCGTGAGGCCGACACAACGTTCAGCTGGTACCATGAACAGTTCATCGGGAGGTTCCACTTCAGGAACCAGGGGCACATTGGCCACTTTGAGCCGCTTGTGGGCCAGATACATGGACAGAGGCGTCTTGGATGTCCGGGAGACTCCGATCAGGATCACATCCGCCCGCAGGATCCCCCGGGGATCCCGTCCATCATCGTACTTGACGGCAAACTCGATCGCTTCCACCTTGCGAAAGTAATCATCGTCCATTTTGCGAACCAAACCCGGTTCCCGTTTCGGTTCCCGTTCATACAGGTCAGCCAGACCCCTCAGCATCGGCCCCATGATATCGACGACGGGAACCCCGTGCTCCTCCGCCATTTTCAGGATATATGCCCGCAACTCGGAGACGACCATGGTGAAAGCGATCATTCCCCCCACTTCGGCGGCGGCTTCCACCGTCTCCCGGATCGTTTTTTTGTCATCCACATAAGGGGTGCGTCGGATATCCACATCTCCCCCGTTGAATTGACTGGTTGCCGCCCGGACGACGAGTTCAGCGGTTTCCCCGATGGAGTCGGACAAGACATAGACGACGGGTGCATGCAGTTGACTTGAAATGATTCTTCCCTCCCTGACGCTCTCAGACAGATGAGCCTTCTCCCAGTTCCACAAAGGCTTTGGTGATGGTCGTTTTGGTGATCCGTCCGACGATTTCAAGTCGGTCCCCACCTTTTTCCTCTTTGACCACAGGCAGGGAGTCCACTTGGTTATGGATCAGTTTGCCGGCCGCATCCAAAAGGGAATCCTCCACACGGCAGCTGATGATATTGGGCATACGGGTCATGATCACTCCCACCGGAATCGTCTGAAGATCTTGGTTTCCCATGGAACTCTTCAACAGATCCTTGCGGGAGATGACGCCGACGAGGAGACCCCCTTCCTTTACAACATACAAGGTTCCCACATCTTCCAGAAACATGGTGCAAATCGCATCGTAGACGGAAGTCTCTTCCTGGCAGACGACGGGGACAGACTTATAGTCCTTCACTGTCAACTTGCGGATGTGTTCACCCAAAAGCTGATTCCCTGTCTTTCCCGAATAAAAATATCCCACCCGCGGCCGGGCGTCCAAAAAACCGGACATCGTCAGGATGGCCAGGTCCGGTCGCAAAGTGGCCCGGGTCAGATTGAGTCGATCCGCAATTTGCTCCCCTGTGATGGGGCCTTCATCTTTTACGATGCGTATAATCATCTCCTGGCGTTCCGACAGCTGAATTGGGCTGCACCCCCTTAACGCAAACAACGATCCGATTATATGTCATACTTAATACATGCATTAAGATATAGTATATACTATATCGGAGCTGTCTTTTTCGCAACTGTTTTCCTGGCAATTTTTAATTAAAAAAGGACGGTGCATACCGTCCCTTTTCAGGATTGATTCAGGATGAAAACACGATTTTGTTAAATGCGGCAAACCTCTTCGTCAGGCGATCCGTCTCGCGAAGCAAGGCCAAACGATTGGTGCGGGTGGTCTCATCCTCCGCCATGACCAGCACATCGTCAAAAAAGCGGTGAATGGCCGGAGCCAGTTTGGCAATGGCGGCAAACATCCCCTCTGCATCCTGTCTCTTCTCCGCTGCGGAGAAATCTTCGGAAGCGGATCGGATGGAAGCGTATAACTCCCGTTCCGCCCACACCTCCAACAGATCCCGGTTGACCTGCAATTCCGATCCGCCTTTGGCGGCCAGATTGGATGCCCGACTGAACCCTTCCACAATCATTTTGAAATCCTCCCGGGCCACCGCATCCGTCAATACCCGTGCCTTCTCCAGCATCAACTGAGGACTGGAAAGATCGGACAGAAGGACCGCATCGATCAGATCATAGCGGATCCCCTTCTCCTGCAACGCCCCTTTCAAACGGAGATGGAAGAAGGCGGAGATCTCTTCTTTCACTTGTTCCCGGTCCCGTTGCAACCAGCCGTCGGCTTGCAGACGGTTGAGAGAGAGATCGATCAGAAGCGACAAGGGCAATCGACTCCAGCCCGGGTCCATCAAAATATGGACCACTGCGGAAGCTTTTCTGCGCAAGCCGTAGGGATCCTGGGACCCTGTCGGTTGAATCCCGAGGGAAAAGGCCGCCACGACGGCATCCATTTTGTCCGCCAGACTGATCAAAGATCCCAATCTCCCCTCGGGCAAACGATCACCGGCAAAACGGGGATAATGATGCTCCATAATGGCCCGGGCCACTTCCGGATCTTCCCCTGCCCGGCGGGCATACTCCTCTCCCATCACCCCACTCAGTTCGGGAAACTCATCCACCATATGGGTGGACAGATCAAACTTACAGATGTCCGCCGCCCGGAACAGCCGGCTTCGTTCCGGGTTCTCCAGACCCAGCTGATCCGCCAGTTCTTCCACCAGCTTCCGGATCCTCCGCGCCTGATCCCCCACACTGCCCAACCCCTCCAGATAGACCACCTGGTCCAGCTTGGCCACCGCGGTGGAGATGGACAGTTTCAAGTCCTCCTCATAGAAAAAGCGGGCATCCGCCAGGCGTGCGGACAACACTTTTTCATTCCCCTTGGCCACTTGCTCCAAGGCCCGGTTGTCGCCGTTTCGCACCGTGACAAAATGGGGCAGCAGATGGTGATCCCTGTCCCTCACCGGAAAATAACGTTGATGCTCCCGCATGGTGGTGATCAGAACCGCCTCTGGAAGCTCAAGAAACCGCTCATCAAAGGACCCGGACAAAGCGGTGGGAAGCTCCACCAATTGGGTCACCTCGTCCAGCAGCTCCTCATCCACGGGAATCCGCCACCCGTTCTGCTCCTCCATCCGGTGGAGTTGTTGACGGATCTCTTCCCGTCGCGCTTCCATTTCGACCATCACTTTCTGATCACGGAGAGTCTCCACATAGTCCGCCGGTTGTCCAATTTCCGTTTCCCCGCCGAGGAAACGGTGCCCAAAGGTGCGGTTCCCGCCAGTGACACCGGCCCACTTTACCGGTACCACTTCTTCTCCGAAGAGACAGACCAACCACCGAACCGGGCGAATAAACCGGGTCCGACGATCCCCCCACCGCATCGCCTTGGGGAAATGGAGTCCCTTGAGGACGTTCGCCAACTCCTCCCCGATCAGGGTGGCTGTCCGTTTTCCTTCTTGGTGCTTATGGGCAAAGACATAGGTTTCCCCTTTATATTCACGCAATTGCAATTGGTCAGGGGAGATTCCCTGTTTGCGGGCAAACCCTTCAGCCGCCTTTGTCCAGCTCCCGTCCTCTGCAACTGCGATTCGCTTGGCGGGGCCGCGAACCTCTTCTTCCACATCCGCTTGGGCATCAGCCACATTTTCCACCAACACGGCCAGACGGCGCGGGGTGGCATAGGTATGCACCTTGCCGAAAGAGAGGCGATTCTCTTCCAACCACCGGGTCAATTTTTCCCGTAACTGTTGTACCCCGCTTTCCACAAAACGCGCGGGGATCTCTTCACAGCCGATCTCCACCAACCAATTTTGTTCAGCCATGCTGGATCTCTCCCCCTTTCAGCATTGGAAATCCGAGGCGTTCCCGTTCCTCCACATAGGTTTTGGCACAGCGGCGAGCCAACCCCCGCACCCGGGCCAGATATCCCGTCCTCTCCGAGACACTGATCGCTCCCCGGGCATCCAGGAGGTTAAAGGTGTGGGAACACTTCAGCACATAATCGTAGGCGGGGAAGACCAGGTGTTCATCCAACGCCCGCCCGGCTTCCTTTTCATAGGCGTCAAACCGGTGAAAGAGTTGATCCGTATCGGAGACCTCAAATGAATACCGGGAATGTTCATACTCCGGCTGCTTGAAGATATCCCCGTAGGTGACACCATCCACCCAAGTCAGATCATAAATGTTCTCCTTGTCCTGGATGTAGGAGGCGAGGCGCTCCAATCCGTATGTAATCTCCACGGAAACCGGAGCCGCTTCCAAACCGCCGATCTGTTGAAAGTAGGTGAACTGAGTGATTTCCATTCCGTCCAACCAAACTTCCCATCCAAGTCCCGACGCTCCCAAAGCCGGATTTTCCCAGTTGTCTTCCACAAACCGGATATCGTGCTCCAACGGATTGATCCCCAGCTCTTCCAAGCTTTTAAGATATAACTCCTGTATATGGTCCGGAGACGGCTTCATAATCACTTGGAACTGATGGTGCTGGTAGACCCGGTTCGGGTTTTCTCCATACCGGCCGTCCGCCGGACGCCGGGAGGGTTCCACATAGGCCACATTCCATGGTTCCGGACCGAGTGACCGCAAAAAGGTCATGGGATTCATGGTTCCCGCCCCGGTTTCCACATCATAGGGCTGAGCCAGAACACAGCCCCTGGCACTCCAGTAGGATTGCAATTTCAAGATGATCTCTTGTATGTTCATTCGATCCCACCTCCAAAATGGCATAAAAAAACCTTCCACCCCTCGGAAGCATGCACCGCTCCCATAGGGACGGGAGGTTTCCCGCGGTTCCACCCTATTTGACCGGTCAGCTGTTCCGCCACCGGTCCCCTCGATTCCAATTGCGCTCCAGACCGCCTTTCACCGGGTTTGTGGCCGGGCTTTCACCCTCCCCGACTCGCTTGGTCACAAATGGGCCGGCTACTCCCTTCTCTCATCGCGCATTTTCAATATAGTTTTCCGGATAGTGTAGTTATATCAAATCCCATGCGGCTGTGTCAATGTTCTCACCCATTCCGCCAGTCTTTTTTCATTCGGTCCAAAAAGTCCCGGGATCGGAGAGGCAGATCGATGTATTCGTCGATAAAGGAGCGAAGGATTCGCTCCAGTTGACGTCGGGTCTCTTCTTTCACCCGGATTTGCCCCAATCGCTGCGGCGAGATTCCGGCCAAGGTCCCGAGAATCCGGGCAGCGGCGGGAGAGAGGAACAGTGCCTCCGGATCCCGGTGTGAGCAACCGGAACAGAGGAACCCTCCCTGTCGGACACTGAACTTGACAGGCGTATCTGCACCTCCACACTGGACACAACCCTGCAAACGAGGGCGATAGCCGGCTGATTCCAACACTTTCAATTCAAAGATCCGGGACAGGATTTCGGGGTCCACCCCCTCTTCCAGCAGGTTCAACACCGTCTCCAACCAGACGTAGACGGGGAGATCCGGTTCTTTTTCCTCCTTCAGTTTATCCAGAAATTCAGTCCAATAGGCGGCGTAGGAAGCCCGAACCAGATCGGAGCGAAGGAGATGGCGGGACTCCAGAATGTCTCCCTGGGACAGAGTGGCCATCCCGGATCCGGTAAAACAAAGATATTCTCCCGAGGTAAAAGGCTGAGTGACCGCCGCCAACCGACTCTTCGGCTTTTTCGCCCCTCTGGCCATCACCGCATACTTGCCATGCGCCTTTGTAAACAGAATGACCACCTTATGGCTTTCCCCATAATCCCGGGTCCGGATGACGACCCCTTCCAGCTTCTCCAACATCGGCGCTTCCCCTCATCTCTCCTTCTCCTTTTCCTTCTCCCGCAAAATGTCTGTATCTCTCCGTTCGGCGAGGGTTTCAGTATCCTTGTACAGGAGATACGCGTCTATGTTGCCGGTCACCGCAAAACAATTCCAGGAAAAATTGCGCAACCCGTCTCATCCTTTCCGCCGACGAATCTCATGCTAACGGTTAGGATGACCTCCAGAAAGGAGAGTATGAACGGCAGTTTCTAGAAGCATTGTGAATGAGTTTTGCCCGGGTCGGTCGGGATTGGGTTTCACATGTCGTTTTCGTTGTTCTGACGATCCAAAATCACTCCATGTGAAACCCAACCCTCCCTACATAGCGAGACCGGGAACGAAGTGACCTGGCGAGACTTGTGCTGGTGAGTGCATAGCGAGACCGGGAACGGAGTGACCTAGGCGAGACTTGTGCCCTATATGGGGTATGAATGGCTTTTTCACAATGCTTCAGATATTGTTTCCACCTGTCATTCTTCATCACGGTAGCCGAACTGCCGCAACAGAAACTCCTCGTTCCGCCAATCTTTTTTCACCTTCACCCACAGATCGAGGTAAACCCGGCTCCCCAAAAGGCGTTGGATCTCTTCCCGCGCCCGTCGGCCCACCTCTTTCAGCATGGAGCCTTGTTTTCCGATCAAGATCCCCTTCTGGGATTGACGTTCGGTATAAATGGTGGCCCGTACAAACACCCGGCCTTCTTCCTCCTCTTTCATCTCCTCCACTACGACCGCCACCGAATGGGGTACCTCTTCCCGGGTCAGATGCAACACCTTTTCCCGGACCAACTCCCCGATGATAAACCGCTCCGGGTGATCGGTGACATACTCCGAGGGGTAATAGGCGGGACCTTCGGGCAACTCCCGGCGGATCAGGTCGAGGAGGGTGGTGGTGTTGTTGCCGTACAGTGCGGAAACAGGCACCACCTCTTTGAATGAGAAGGTCTTTCGATACCTGTCGATCAGGGGCAGCAGAGTGTCGGGATGCACTTGATCGATCTTGTTGACCACCAGAAAGACCGGTGTCTTCACCGCTTTCAATTGTTCCATGATAAACCGGTCCCCGGGTCCCATCCCCTCCTTGGCATCCACCAGGAACAGGATGACATCCACCTCTTCAAAGGTCTCCCGGGCTGTCTGCACCATCCAGTCTCCCAGTCGGGATTTGGGTTTGTGAATCCCCGGAGTGTCCAGAAATATGATCTGTTCTGCCTCGGTGGTATACACTCCCCGGATTTTGTTCCGGGTCGTCTGAGGTTTATCCGACATAATGGCCACCTTTTGTCCCAACACCTGGTTCAACAGAGTGGATTTCCCCACATTGGGGCGTCCGATCAAGGTGACAAAACCGGACTTAAACGCTGGCTCCTTCATCGAGTTCCTCCTTGTCAAAGGCACCTGGCAACAGCTCGCCGACGGTCGTTTCCTGAATTTTTCCGTCCAGGTTGGCGAGATATACTTTCATCCCGGGGGAACAAAATTCAACCATCACCTGCCGGCATGCGCCGCAAGGAGAGACGGGACCCAAAGTTGCCCCCACCACCGCCAGGGCCCGGAATTTCACCGCCCCTTCAGACACTGCCTTGAAAAAAGCGGTCCGTTCCGCGCAATTGGTCAGTCCGAAGGAGGCATTTTCCACATTGCAACCGGAAAAGACCCTTCCATCTTCCGTCAAGAGAGCCGCCCCCACCGGAAACCCGGAGTAGGGTACGTAGGCCCGCTGCCATGCTTTTTTCGCTTCTTCAATCAACTGTTCCCGGTTCACCCGAAATCCCTTCCTTCCTGAAATCCTTTACGGAACCGATTTCTCTGACGGGGGGCACAACCACGCCGCCGGAGATGATATATTTCAGCCCGTCTTCCACAGACATGTCCAAAAAGGTCACATCTGCCGCGGGGACGAGAACCAGCCACCCGGAAGTGGGATTGGGTGTGGTCGGCAGGAAGATATTGAGCATCCGGTTCTTGCTCCTTCTCTGGATCTCCCCGTTTCCTTCCCCCGTGTAAAACCCGAGGGTGTAGACCCCTTTTCGCGGGTATTCCACCATCACCACTTGCTTGAAACTGGTCTTATCATGGGCAAAGGTACTTGTGATCTGTTGAACTGTCGAGTAAATATTCCGTGCCAGGGGGATCCGTGAGAAAAGATGCTCCGTGAAACGGAGCACCTGTTTCCCGATCAAACTGCGGGCCATCATCCCGATCAAGATGAGAATTCCCAGCGTGAGCAGGGTGCCCACCCCGGGAATGTGGGTGCGAAACACAATCCCCCCGATCACCAACGGAAACTGGACCACTCCCAGCCAATGGAGAAGCTTGGCCGTCGCCACTCCCAGGGTCGGATCGATAATCGCAAAAAGAAGCTTCAGAACATAGAGGGTCGCCACTGTGGGGAGAAGGGCAATCACCCCCAGGATGAGATATGTACGGATCCGTTTCCACATCCGATTGGGCCTCTCCTTTCAACTCACATCAGAAAAAAACCGGCAACAGCGATGACAACCCCCAGAAAAACTCCCAGAAGGACAGCCTGCTTCCTGGTTTTCATCTGCAAGCGGGTGCCCAGGAGAAGGAAATACAGCAACAGCACAAGAATGATCACCAGCCAGTTGGCTGTCATCATCATCAGAGAAGCCGCAATCAAGCTGGCCAGTGACATCGTCATGCTGGGCTCCCATTCCGGCCTGCCGATCCGGTTAAAAATCCCTTTCAAGGAAAGAGTGAGGAAGAAATCGAAAACGATCAGGGCCGCCAACCCGATGTTGAGGGGGTGGGAGGTTCGCTCCAGGGATTGGAGGGAGAGGATATCCAGGTAGGGATAAAAGATGCTGAGACCGACCACCACTGCCATCCCCGCAGACAGAAGCACTGCTCCCGCCGCCACATCCTTCGCCACCTTGGCCAAGGGATGGAAATCCCGGGTCACCAGATCGATCACTGCTTCGACGGCTGTATTAATCAGTTCGGCCACGATCACCAGGAGGATGCAGACAAACAGAATCAGCACCTCCACCTTGGTGAGGGGAAGCCACAGACTGAACAACAGTACACCGAGAGCGGCCAGAAAATGAATCCGCATGTTCTGCTGGGTGACGAGGGTGTATTTGAGACCTTCCAGGGCGTAGCGGAAACTGGCCAACAATGAGGATTTCCGCATCTCGAATCACCCCTGCCTTGTCAATCCGACCCGGGACAGGATCGCCTCCTGCCGGGAGAACATCTCCTCTTCCTCTTCATCTGTTCCGTGATCATATCCGAGCAGATGCAAAAAGCCGTGCACCGCCAAAAAACCCAGTTCCCGTTCCAGGGAGTGTCCGTACTGTGCAGCTTGTTCTCTCGCCCTCGGCAGAGAGATGACAATATCCCCGAGAGGAAGGGGTTCTCCTTCCGGCGATCCCCACTCTTCCCCCGGTTCCCACTGGGGAAAAGAGAGCACATCTGTCGGCCGGTCCACCTGCCGGTACTCCCGGTTCAGGCGGTGAATCTCTTCATCATCCACAATCGTCACCGCCACCTCGGCAGGCGGCGTCTGTTCCGTCTCCGCCGCCTGCATGAGACAACGCTCCACCCAGGGCAACCATGTATCTTCCTGTTCGGTGAGGTGGGGACGAACCTCTGATTCCACACGCAAACTCATGCAGGCTTCACCCCTTTCCCTTGGTGACTGTCTTCCGGATACTCAATTCTGGAGTGAAAGATCCCCTGAAGTGTTTCACAGATGGAGCGGGCAATCAGATCCAGTTCCTTGAATGTCAGATCGCATTCATCAAACTGGCCGTCTTCCAGCCGATCCTGGATGATTTTACGCACCATGTTCTCCACCCGCTCCGGGCTGGGCCGGGCCAGAGAGCGAACCGCCGCTTCCACACAATCGGCGATGCCCACGATGGCCGCCTCCTTAAATTGGGCCTTGGGACCCGGGTAACGGTAATCCGCCTCCAACACCTGGGCCCCGTCACTCTGTTCCCGTGCCTGGTGGTAAAAATATTTGAGCAAGGTGGTGCCGTGGTGTTGGGCGGCGATATCACAGATCGGCGTGGGAATGTTATACTCCCTGAGCATCTCATAGCCATCCTTGGCATGGGAGATAATGATGCTCTTACTCAGATTGGGAGAAATTTTATCGTGGGGATTTTCCGCCATCTGGTTTTCGATGAAAAACTGGGGTCGTTTGGTTTTACCCACATCATGATAATAAGCACCCACCCGGCAGAGCAGACCGTTGGCCCCGACCGCTTCCGCGGCGGCTTCCGCCAGGTTGCCCACGATCACCGAATGATGGTAGGTCCCCGGTGTCTCGATCAGCAGTTTCCGCAACAGCGGATGGTTGGGATTGGAAAGTTCCAACAGCCGCAAAGGGGACAACATGTCAAAAACCGTTTCAAAGTGTTGCAGAAATCCGATGGTCAAGACTGCGGAAAAAATTCCGCCGGCCGCTCCAAACCCGAGGGACTGGAGCAGAATCCATCCATCTCCGTCCACCGGAACCAGGGCATACAATGCCGCGATGGTGAGAACGCTGGCTCCCGACGAAAAAAGTCCGGCGCGGAAGATGGATAACCGGTTACGAACCCCGGATAAGGCAAAGGCGGCGGCTGAGCCGCTCACAAAAGAGACCAAACCGTAACGGAAGTCAAACAGAACATGGCTGCCTTCGTTAAAATACATCCCCGAGAACACCCCGAACAGGATGGCACACCACAACGCCAACTGCAAATCCAGCAGGAGGGCGATCAGCATCGTCCCCAGGGCGGCCGGGGCCATGTAACCTACAGTGCTCCATTCCAGATTCTGCCCCAAGCTGATCACCTTCATCCCCAGCATGGTCAGCAGAAACACCGATAAGAGCATGGTGGTCTTCACATTGTCACGGTATACTTCCGGACGGAACCAGCGGACGAAAGAGGCAAGCAGTCCCAGAACCACCGCGATCAACAGA is part of the Kroppenstedtia eburnea genome and harbors:
- the era gene encoding GTPase Era; translated protein: MKEPAFKSGFVTLIGRPNVGKSTLLNQVLGQKVAIMSDKPQTTRNKIRGVYTTEAEQIIFLDTPGIHKPKSRLGDWMVQTARETFEEVDVILFLVDAKEGMGPGDRFIMEQLKAVKTPVFLVVNKIDQVHPDTLLPLIDRYRKTFSFKEVVPVSALYGNNTTTLLDLIRRELPEGPAYYPSEYVTDHPERFIIGELVREKVLHLTREEVPHSVAVVVEEMKEEEEGRVFVRATIYTERQSQKGILIGKQGSMLKEVGRRAREEIQRLLGSRVYLDLWVKVKKDWRNEEFLLRQFGYRDEE
- a CDS encoding DUF502 domain-containing protein is translated as MWKRIRTYLILGVIALLPTVATLYVLKLLFAIIDPTLGVATAKLLHWLGVVQFPLVIGGIVFRTHIPGVGTLLTLGILILIGMMARSLIGKQVLRFTEHLFSRIPLARNIYSTVQQITSTFAHDKTSFKQVVMVEYPRKGVYTLGFYTGEGNGEIQRRSKNRMLNIFLPTTPNPTSGWLVLVPAADVTFLDMSVEDGLKYIISGGVVVPPVREIGSVKDFRKEGISGEPGTVD
- a CDS encoding cytidine deaminase, producing MNREQLIEEAKKAWQRAYVPYSGFPVGAALLTEDGRVFSGCNVENASFGLTNCAERTAFFKAVSEGAVKFRALAVVGATLGPVSPCGACRQVMVEFCSPGMKVYLANLDGKIQETTVGELLPGAFDKEELDEGASV
- a CDS encoding HD family phosphohydrolase, whose translation is MNEETKPKPGFTLRKRFRLSDRWKTSRRARLLLYLGLGAFCYLLLMGQVLPQQYNDISPGKVAKESIVSPVTKVDQKATEKVREKAAQSVGKQYRIDEQLADRQVKRLENIFNEIPNHLSDKDKSDKEKIANLKEVLPYGLSDEFYQKLVKVKDGEWTEMRILSREMVQEVLADGVRKNDLEKERDRVDRGLVTSSLGSPARYVVRELTRQMIVPNEFYDKNRTEKLKDAARDSVEPIPIRKGDVIVAAGDVVTKDQYRKLKELGFLGRYTDPAPYLGLALLIAVVLGLLASFVRWFRPEVYRDNVKTTMLLSVFLLTMLGMKVISLGQNLEWSTVGYMAPAALGTMLIALLLDLQLALWCAILFGVFSGMYFNEGSHVLFDFRYGLVSFVSGSAAAFALSGVRNRLSIFRAGLFSSGASVLTIAALYALVPVDGDGWILLQSLGFGAAGGIFSAVLTIGFLQHFETVFDMLSPLRLLELSNPNHPLLRKLLIETPGTYHHSVIVGNLAEAAAEAVGANGLLCRVGAYYHDVGKTKRPQFFIENQMAENPHDKISPNLSKSIIISHAKDGYEMLREYNIPTPICDIAAQHHGTTLLKYFYHQAREQSDGAQVLEADYRYPGPKAQFKEAAIVGIADCVEAAVRSLARPSPERVENMVRKIIQDRLEDGQFDECDLTFKELDLIARSICETLQGIFHSRIEYPEDSHQGKGVKPA
- the ybeY gene encoding rRNA maturation RNase YbeY; its protein translation is MSLRVESEVRPHLTEQEDTWLPWVERCLMQAAETEQTPPAEVAVTIVDDEEIHRLNREYRQVDRPTDVLSFPQWEPGEEWGSPEGEPLPLGDIVISLPRAREQAAQYGHSLERELGFLAVHGFLHLLGYDHGTDEEEEEMFSRQEAILSRVGLTRQG
- a CDS encoding diacylglycerol kinase family protein; translated protein: MRKSSLLASFRYALEGLKYTLVTQQNMRIHFLAALGVLLFSLWLPLTKVEVLILFVCILLVIVAELINTAVEAVIDLVTRDFHPLAKVAKDVAAGAVLLSAGMAVVVGLSIFYPYLDILSLQSLERTSHPLNIGLAALIVFDFFLTLSLKGIFNRIGRPEWEPSMTMSLASLIAASLMMMTANWLVIILVLLLYFLLLGTRLQMKTRKQAVLLGVFLGVVIAVAGFFLM